The genomic DNA TCGTCGACGAAACAGACCGCGTGTTCGGTGCCCGTCCAGATAAAATGACAGGTGCCGGCGCTGCGGGCGTTTTCCGAGGCGAGGCGGACGGCCCGTTTGAAGCGTTCCGGGGGGCGGACGTAGAGGCGCACCGTATCGTCCATGGCCGGGCCTGCGGTGGCGTGGTAGACGCCGGCGTCCGACTCGAACACCAGCGTCTCGTCGGCGAAGCCGGCCATCCGGGCGAAGCGGACCAGGCACCGCGCCCCGTTGCCGCACATGGTGCCGAGGCTGCCGTCGGCGTTGTAGTATTTCATGCGATAGTGGGCGTCCGGGCCGTCCGGCGCGCTGAAGGCCAGCAGGCCGTCGGCGCCCACGCCGACCCGCCGGGGGCAGTACCGCCGGGCGAGGTCGGAGAGTTCATCGGCGTTAAAATGATAGAACCGGTTATCGATAACGATAAAATCATTGCCGGCCCCATTCATCTTCGTAAATTCCAGGACGAGCGCGCGTGGAGTCATGCTACGGGCAGCGGGTTGGTGAAAACGACCGAGGGCGCTCGTTCTCTCCGAAACCCGATCTGTGGAACGAAATTAAACGGAGTAGTATCTGCACCGGGCGAGGCCTTTCGGGGCCCCTCGAAAACCTGTGAGACCTCGCGCCGTTATACCCGGTACCCCCTGTTTAGACTCCCATCCATCTACCCTTTTTGCCTGGCGTCAATTTGACAGAAAAAAAACTGATCATCGACCGCGTTGAGCCTGTTTTGCTGTACGGATTCAACGACACCCACCTGCGCAAGATTGAGGCGGCCTTCCCCAACACCCAGATCACGGCGCGCGGCAATCAGATCCTGATGCGAGGCGCATCGACGGATGTAGAGCATGTTGAACGGGTTCTCGGCGAACTCATCCTCGTGCTGAACCGGAACAAGCAACTCACCGAAAACGACGTCGAGACGGTGCTCGCCGTTTCCACGGACGGCGGTTCGTCGCTGCCGGATGCCTCGGTGGAGGACGTGGTGCTGTTCACCCCCAACGGCGGGGTGATCCGGGCCAAGACGGCCAACCAGAAAAGGCTGGTCGCGGTGGCGCGCGAGCACGATCTCGTGTTTGCGGTCGGCCCGGCCGGCACGGGCAAGACCTATACGGCGGTGGCGCTGGCCGTGGCCGCCCTCAAGGCGCGCCAGGTCAAACGCATCGTGTTGTGCCGCCCGGCGGTGGAGGCCGGCGAACGGCTCGGCTTTCTGCCGGGCGACTTCCGCGACAAGGTGGACCCCTACCTGCGGCCGCTCTACGACGCGCTGGAAGACATGCTCTCGCACGACAAGCTGAACACCTACATGGAGCAGCACATCGTCGAGATCGTGCCGCTCGCCTATATGCGCGGGCGCACGCTCAACT from Rhodothermales bacterium includes the following:
- the dapF gene encoding diaminopimelate epimerase — encoded protein: MTPRALVLEFTKMNGAGNDFIVIDNRFYHFNADELSDLARRYCPRRVGVGADGLLAFSAPDGPDAHYRMKYYNADGSLGTMCGNGARCLVRFARMAGFADETLVFESDAGVYHATAGPAMDDTVRLYVRPPERFKRAVRLASENARSAGTCHFIWTGTEHAVCFVDDVSYAPIERWGPAVRYDAALQPAGANVNFVQVDERGDESHPARITVRTHEKGVEAETLACGTGAMASAVVSRLQDLIDVERVEVHMPGGVLGVGFELDGDDISGLYLEGPAVAVFRGTLEV
- a CDS encoding PhoH family protein; this encodes MTEKKLIIDRVEPVLLYGFNDTHLRKIEAAFPNTQITARGNQILMRGASTDVEHVERVLGELILVLNRNKQLTENDVETVLAVSTDGGSSLPDASVEDVVLFTPNGGVIRAKTANQKRLVAVAREHDLVFAVGPAGTGKTYTAVALAVAALKARQVKRIVLCRPAVEAGERLGFLPGDFRDKVDPYLRPLYDALEDMLSHDKLNTYMEQHIVEIVPLAYMRGRTLNSAFVILDEAQNATRQQMKMFLTRLGANSRAIITGDVTQTDLPSLEQSGLVQAQHILESVEGISFVRFGRQDVLRHRLVKDIIEAYEKHAESEPARPANGRH